A window of Komagataeibacter medellinensis NBRC 3288 contains these coding sequences:
- a CDS encoding DNA-3-methyladenine glycosylase I, with translation MAILTTPDPTRPRCAWAQADAMMMAYHDNEWGQPVHDSRMLWEMLVLESFQAGLSWRTVLRRREGLRAAFAGFDPDRVAHFDAVDEERLMADPRIIRARAKIRATIGNARAYVTMRDAGEDFATFAWGMVPAAPVRNLSGRVLASSDLSSAMAAALRARGFRFVGPVIAYAWMQAAGMVHDHEPGCFRHSPA, from the coding sequence ATGGCCATTCTGACCACACCCGACCCCACCCGCCCGCGCTGCGCCTGGGCACAGGCGGATGCGATGATGATGGCCTACCATGACAACGAATGGGGCCAGCCCGTGCACGACAGTCGCATGCTGTGGGAAATGCTGGTGCTGGAAAGCTTTCAGGCCGGGCTGTCATGGCGCACGGTGTTGCGGCGGCGCGAGGGCCTGCGCGCCGCCTTTGCCGGTTTTGATCCCGACCGCGTGGCCCATTTCGATGCGGTGGATGAGGAAAGGCTGATGGCGGACCCACGCATCATCCGCGCGCGCGCCAAGATCCGCGCCACCATAGGCAATGCCCGTGCCTATGTGACCATGCGCGACGCGGGTGAGGACTTCGCCACCTTTGCGTGGGGCATGGTGCCTGCGGCACCGGTGCGCAACCTGTCGGGGCGGGTACTGGCGTCTTCGGACCTGTCATCTGCCATGGCGGCGGCGCTGCGGGCGCGGGGGTTCCGGTTTGTGGGGCCTGTCATTGCCTATGCGTGGATGCAGGCGGCGGGTATGGTGCATGACCATGAACCCGGCTGTTTCCGCCACAGCCCTGCATGA
- a CDS encoding RrF2 family transcriptional regulator has protein sequence MRLTLHTDYAIRVLVYLARNPERRVSVHEISNSHGISHNHLVKVVNRLSHNGIVVARRGRSGGLQLPCLPHEIVIGDIVRLMETDINSVVSCQPENGQHCLLVDICRLRLLLGQSMRAFFKVLDETTLHDILPDHRA, from the coding sequence ATGCGCCTGACCCTCCATACAGATTATGCGATCCGCGTTCTGGTCTATCTGGCGCGTAATCCTGAAAGACGTGTATCCGTACACGAGATTTCCAACAGCCACGGAATTTCCCACAACCATCTGGTCAAGGTGGTCAACCGCCTTTCCCATAACGGGATTGTGGTGGCGCGCCGGGGGCGGTCGGGCGGGCTGCAGTTGCCATGCCTGCCGCATGAGATCGTTATCGGTGATATCGTGCGGCTGATGGAAACGGACATAAATTCCGTTGTCTCGTGCCAGCCCGAAAACGGCCAGCACTGCCTGCTGGTGGACATATGTCGCCTGCGTCTCCTGCTGGGCCAGTCGATGCGTGCCTTCTTCAAGGTGCTGGACGAGACGACACTGCATGATATCCTGCCCGACCATCGGGCCTGA
- a CDS encoding putative hemolysin, with amino-acid sequence MISSFHTLPRQRAARRVAARATLRAAALALSGMLGGCGPAHSLPASPAPRPDLAPTQVQEQPAPQSRIGMANPASVYCQKRGGTLEMRHTAQGTTGWCHLPDGTVVEEWALWRSHHSAP; translated from the coding sequence ATGATTTCTTCCTTCCATACCCTGCCGCGTCAGCGCGCAGCCAGACGGGTCGCCGCACGGGCAACCCTGCGGGCTGCGGCACTGGCCCTGTCCGGCATGCTGGGCGGCTGTGGCCCTGCGCACAGCCTACCCGCCAGCCCTGCCCCCCGCCCTGACCTGGCACCCACGCAGGTGCAGGAACAGCCCGCGCCGCAGTCGCGCATCGGCATGGCCAACCCGGCCTCGGTTTACTGCCAGAAACGCGGCGGCACGCTTGAGATGCGGCACACTGCACAGGGTACTACCGGCTGGTGCCACCTGCCCGATGGCACGGTAGTCGAGGAATGGGCGCTGTGGCGCAGCCACCACTCCGCGCCCTGA
- a CDS encoding RrF2 family transcriptional regulator — protein MRLTLHTDYSIRALLYLAHNPGKRIAIQEIADTHRISQHHLVKVIHRLSTSQIVLARRGRNGGIELAREPRQIIIGDIVRLMEADLAAIVACIPDTGQQCILADACRLRGLFSRSMNAFMGVLDRLTLHDILHDDKKN, from the coding sequence ATGCGCCTGACCCTTCATACCGATTATTCCATTCGCGCCCTGCTTTATCTGGCGCATAACCCGGGCAAGCGGATCGCGATTCAGGAAATTGCTGATACGCACCGGATTTCCCAGCACCATCTGGTAAAGGTCATCCATCGCCTGTCCACAAGCCAGATAGTGCTGGCGCGACGGGGGCGCAACGGTGGTATTGAACTGGCCAGGGAGCCGCGGCAGATCATTATTGGTGATATTGTCCGCCTTATGGAAGCGGACCTGGCGGCCATTGTCGCGTGCATACCCGATACCGGCCAGCAATGTATCCTGGCTGATGCCTGCCGCCTGCGCGGCCTGTTCTCACGGTCCATGAATGCCTTCATGGGTGTGCTCGACCGCCTGACCCTGCATGACATCCTGCATGATGACAAAAAAAACTAA
- a CDS encoding pyrroloquinoline quinone-dependent dehydrogenase — protein MPRTPILRSLLLGATIITSLSCAAAYAQVPPADQPPGTGNATVPPGEPAQPVDKFAAPSPNAPQAPGVNAANIPDGPPAEPSEATPMVEQVVANPAHDDWPGYARDDKATRYSPLDQITPANVSHLKRAFIYHTGSKPGPGQTNKWAAETTPIKVGDGMYMCSALNDMMRIDPATGKEIWHFHANEKYESIPYTAACKAVVYYTSSTVPEGEHCHHRILEATLDERLIEVDSEDGKVCEGFGWHGMVNLMKGMGESVPGFVAETAPPPIVNGAIITNQEVLDGQRRWAPSGVIRGYDAETGRFLWAWDVNRPHEHGEPKEGEHYSRGTPNSWAAMIGDNALGLVYVPTGNSAADYYSAMRSPEENKVSSAVVAIDVKTGEPRWVFQTVHKDVWDYDIGSQPTLMDFTKPDGSSVPALIMPTKRGQTFVLDRRTGEPVLPVEERAAPSPGMVPGDPRSPTQPWSVGMPRLGFAPLKESDMWGMSPIDQLYCRLKYRRAHYVGEFTPPSIDKPWLEYPGYNGGSDWGSVAYDEKTGILIANWNNTPMYDQLVSRKKADQLGLMPVDDPNYKPGGGGAEGAGAMADTPYGIVVSPFWDEYTGMMCNRPPYGMITAIDMHTQKVLWQHPLGSARANGPFGLPTHLPLTIGTPNNGGPVITAGGLIFVAATTDNMIHAFDIHTGKEVWNDVLPGGGQATPMTYEYKGKQYVAIMAGGHHFMMTPVTDDLVVYALDNVN, from the coding sequence ATGCCCCGGACCCCGATTCTGCGCAGCCTGCTACTGGGCGCTACCATCATTACCAGCCTGTCCTGTGCCGCCGCCTACGCCCAGGTTCCCCCCGCCGACCAGCCCCCCGGCACCGGCAATGCCACCGTGCCACCCGGCGAGCCCGCGCAGCCGGTTGACAAGTTTGCCGCCCCGTCGCCCAATGCCCCACAGGCACCGGGCGTGAATGCCGCCAACATTCCCGATGGTCCGCCCGCCGAACCCAGCGAGGCAACACCCATGGTCGAGCAGGTGGTGGCTAACCCCGCGCATGATGACTGGCCGGGCTACGCCCGCGATGACAAGGCCACGCGCTACTCGCCGCTGGACCAGATCACGCCGGCCAATGTCAGCCACCTCAAGCGTGCGTTCATCTACCACACCGGCAGCAAACCGGGACCGGGGCAGACCAACAAGTGGGCCGCCGAGACCACGCCCATCAAGGTTGGCGACGGGATGTACATGTGTTCCGCGCTGAATGACATGATGCGCATCGACCCCGCCACGGGCAAGGAAATCTGGCACTTCCACGCCAACGAGAAATACGAGAGCATCCCGTACACGGCAGCGTGCAAGGCGGTGGTGTATTACACCTCCTCTACCGTGCCTGAAGGCGAGCACTGCCACCACCGTATCCTTGAAGCCACGCTGGATGAACGCCTGATCGAGGTGGACAGCGAGGACGGCAAGGTATGCGAAGGCTTTGGCTGGCATGGCATGGTCAACCTGATGAAGGGGATGGGTGAGTCCGTACCTGGCTTCGTGGCCGAGACCGCGCCGCCGCCGATCGTCAATGGCGCGATCATCACCAATCAGGAAGTCCTTGACGGCCAGCGCCGCTGGGCGCCGTCGGGCGTGATCCGTGGGTATGATGCCGAGACCGGGCGCTTCCTGTGGGCATGGGATGTCAACCGCCCCCATGAACATGGCGAGCCGAAGGAAGGCGAGCACTACAGCCGTGGCACCCCCAACTCATGGGCCGCGATGATTGGTGACAACGCGCTGGGGCTGGTTTACGTGCCCACCGGTAACTCGGCTGCCGATTACTACAGCGCGATGCGTTCACCTGAAGAAAACAAGGTGTCCTCCGCCGTGGTCGCGATCGACGTGAAAACGGGCGAGCCGCGCTGGGTGTTCCAGACCGTGCACAAGGACGTGTGGGACTACGACATCGGCTCCCAGCCTACGCTGATGGATTTCACCAAGCCTGATGGCAGCAGTGTCCCGGCCCTGATCATGCCCACCAAGCGTGGCCAGACCTTCGTGCTGGACCGCCGCACGGGTGAACCCGTACTGCCGGTGGAAGAACGGGCCGCGCCCTCGCCGGGCATGGTACCGGGCGATCCGCGCTCGCCCACGCAGCCGTGGTCGGTTGGCATGCCGCGCCTTGGTTTTGCCCCGCTCAAGGAATCCGACATGTGGGGCATGTCCCCCATTGACCAGCTTTACTGCCGCCTGAAATACCGCCGCGCGCATTATGTGGGCGAGTTCACGCCGCCCAGCATCGACAAGCCGTGGCTGGAATATCCCGGCTATAATGGTGGGTCCGACTGGGGCAGTGTTGCCTATGATGAAAAGACCGGCATCCTGATCGCCAACTGGAACAACACGCCGATGTATGACCAGCTTGTCAGCCGCAAGAAGGCGGACCAGCTGGGCCTCATGCCGGTGGATGACCCCAACTACAAACCCGGCGGCGGCGGTGCCGAAGGCGCGGGTGCGATGGCCGATACGCCTTACGGCATCGTGGTTTCGCCCTTCTGGGATGAATATACGGGCATGATGTGCAATCGTCCGCCCTATGGCATGATCACCGCCATCGACATGCATACGCAGAAGGTACTGTGGCAGCACCCGCTGGGCAGCGCGCGCGCCAACGGTCCGTTCGGCCTGCCCACGCACCTGCCGCTGACCATCGGCACGCCCAACAATGGCGGCCCGGTCATTACGGCCGGTGGCCTGATCTTTGTTGCCGCGACAACCGACAACATGATCCATGCCTTTGACATCCATACCGGCAAGGAAGTGTGGAACGACGTGCTGCCCGGTGGCGGGCAGGCAACACCCATGACGTATGAGTACAAGGGCAAGCAGTATGTTGCCATCATGGCGGGTGGCCACCACTTCATGATGACCCCGGTGACGGATGACCTTGTGGTCTATGCGCTGGATAACGTGAACTGA